The window GTCCCCGAACTCGCGATCGCGTCGAAGGAGCTTATTGTCGTGCAGCGCACCCCGTCCGCCGTCGGGGTGCGCGACAACGCGCCGACAGACATGGCGTGGTTCAAGAGCCTGAAGGCCGGATGGCAGCGCCAGCGCATGGAAAACTTCGATGCGATTCTAGCGGGCATACCTCAGACCGAAAATCTGGTGGGCGACGAGTGGAGCAATATCTGGTCACCGGAACCAGTCATGCTCGAGGGCGAGGATGCGGGTGCAATGTCGCTGGCCGAAGTCTACGAACTGACGGACTTCCGCCGCATGGAACGCGTACGTCAGCGCATCGACGCGGTTGTGAAAGACCCCGTAACCGCAGCGGCCCTGAAGCCCTATTATGGCCGCTTCTGCAAGCGACCGTGCTTTCATGACGAGTACCTCGAGGCATTCAACCGTGAGAACGTCACTCTGGTCGACACGGGCAGTCGCGGCGTTGAACGAATCACGCCGACCGGCTTGGAGCTTGCGGGCAGGCAGTATGAGGTCGACTGCATCATCTTCGCGACTGGATTCGAACTTGCGGCCCGGGCCGACAGGTCAGGCGGGTTCACGCTCGAAGGGGTCGGGGGTCGAGCGCTGTCCGATAAATGGGATCAGGAATTCCGCTCGCTTCATGGAATGAGCACTCGAGACTTCCCCAACTTGTTTGTTATCGGTACCTTCCGCCAGTCAGCAGGGACTATCAATGTCCCCTACTCGTTCGGGGATCAGGCCGAGCATGCCGCTGAGACTATCGCGATATTGCTGCGATTGGGGGCCACTCGGATGGAAGTGACCCAGGCCGCAGAAGATGCATGGACCGATCAGTGCAAGCAAAAATCCCGGCGTGATCTGGCCTACCTGAGGAACTGCACTCCCGGCTCCTACAATGGCGAAGGCAACACCGAGAACCTGTCGCTGCTTGTCGACCCCTACGGAGGCGGCCCCTTGGAGTATGCGCAATTGATCCGGGACTGGCGCACCAATGGTGGCATGAAGCGCGACCTGGACCTCGCCTGATCTACGAGGCAGTCCGCTTCGACAAGGTTCAGGCTGCCGCTGATCTCATCCTGGAGTGGGCTGTGACCCAGTGAACCAGATCGACCGCTGCATGCTCTTGTTTTACCCTATTTGCACTGCCACCTTCCAAAGGCCAGGTCATTTCATCTCAGGTGGAACTGTCTAAGTCGGAGGCAACTCCCACACGAGAACCACTGATCCGAATCTTCCATCTTGTAGGATGATATTCTGCTAAGTAGAATGGCTCACCTAATCAGAAAGACTGCCCGCCAAGTGCCCCCGGCTCTTGCTACGTGGTAGCCCGTCAGAGGAACCCGAAATGCCAACTGAGATCAGAGCCGCGGTGCTGCATGCGCCCCATGAGCCAATCCGTATCGAGCGCCTTATCCTTGACGATCCTGACGCGGATGAGGTGCTGATCGAGATCCGCGCCGCCGGGCTGTGCCATTCCGATCTTCACTACATCGAAGGACACATCGGGGGGACTTTTCCGATGGTGCTAGGCCACGAGGCCGCCGGAGTGGTGGTGAAGGTTGGTGACAAGGTCACCGGATTGAAACCGGGCGACCACGTGATTCCGCTGTTCAGCCCTGAGTGCCGTCAGTGCGTTAATTGCCTGTCAGGCCGGACCAACTTCTGTCTTAGGCCCGCGACAGTCCCGGGACGGTCGCGGATGAAGACGCTCGACGGACAGCCGGTCTATCGTGCCTCGCTCGGGACCACCGCGACCCATGCCGTGCTGTCCGAACACGCCGTGTGCAAGATTCGCGACGACGCGCCGTTCGACAAGGTCTTCTACTGCGGATGCGGCATCACCACCGGGGTCGGCGCGGCCATGTTCCAGGCCAAGGTCAAGCGCGATGACCGGGTCATCGTGTTCGGCGTCGGCGGTATCGGTCTGAACGTGCTGCAAGGTGCGCGCCTGGCCGGCGCGAAGCAGATCGTCGCGGTGGACGCCAATCCCCTTCGAGAGGAATCCGCGCTCAAGTTCGGCGCCACCCATTTCGTCAACGTCCACGACCATGGCGACAAGATCGTCGAGCACCTCCAGCAGATCACCGGCGGCGGTGCCGAATACTGCTTCGAGTGCATCGGCAATGTCGAGGTGATGCGCCAGGCGCTTGCCGCTACGAACCCTTACTGGGGTCGCGCCATCGTCGTCGGCATCGCGCCGGCCGGAAAGCAGGTATCGTTCGATGCAATCAGCCTGATCCTCGGTCGGGGCATCTCTGGTTCCGTGTTCGGCGGCGCCAAGGGCAAGACCGACCTGCCCAAGGTCGTCGACTGGTATATGAACGGCGACATCATGGTCGATGAACTCGTAACCCACACCATGAAGCTTGAGGATATCAACGAGGGCTACGACCTCATGCGCCGTGGTGAATCCATCCGCACCGCAATCGTCCTGTGAATCGGCTCACGCGATGAGCAGGATCTACGAGCCGACGGTAGAGGCGTTTCTCGAAGCCTTTCGCGCAGCTGGACTGCGGCCCTTCATCGAATGCACACCGGAACAGGCGCGCCAGCAACTCGCGGCCCTGCGCCAAGCTTCGCCGGTTGGTCCGGACATGGCGCGGATCGAGGATGTGCTCGTGAAAAGCGGCGAGGCGGAAATTGGCGCGCGGGTGTATGAACCGGTCCCGTCGTGCCGGAGCACAGTGGTCTACCTCCACGGCGGGGGCTGGGTTGTTGGCGATGTCGAAACGTCGGACTTCGCGGCTCGCCATCTCGCCGCGCGCACAGGTGCGCGCGTCGTCTCGGTCGGCTACCGGTTGGCGCCTGAGTACCCGTTCCCGACTGCGGTCGATGATGCAGAAGCGGGCTTGCGCTGGACCGCCGATTTCGTCCGGCGGCACGAGGGGGAAGGGCATCCGATCGTCATCGCCGGAGACAGCGCCGGCGCCAATCTGGCGACTGTCGTCTGCCTCAGGATGCGCGACTGCTCTGGTCCGCGGATTGACGGGCAAATTCTGATCTATCCGGTCACGGACTGTGATTTTACGACCGGTTCGTACATCGACTATGAGGCCGACAAGCCGCTCAGTTCGAGTGACATGCGCTGGTTCTGGTCACACTATGTGAAGGATGAATCCGCCCGAACTCACCCCGAGGCTTCGCCGCTGCGCGGAGACCTGAAAGGTCTGCCGCCGGCTTTCGTGGTCACGGCGGAACATGACCCGCTGCGCGACGAAGGCGAGGCTTTTGCCGCAAAGCTGGCGGAAGCAGGCGTGCCGGTGCGCTACAAGCTTTATCCTGGCACGGTGCATGGTTTCTTTTCGCTCCCGCACGTGGTCGTCCCGGCCCAGACCTTGCTGTCCGACTGTGCCGACTTCATCAACTCGTTGACGCCTGTGGAGTAAACCCAGCTCCCGGTGCCGGCAGGCGCCATTGTTCAATCCGTATTGCCGGGACCCAGGCATCGACCCTTGTCGTAGAGTATGTGGCGCCAGACAGGCACGATTGTCAGCGGCGTTGAAAAGCCGGTGACCTTCGTGCGCGGATCGGTCAGATCCGTGACTGTCCGGAAGGCGGCCGAGGCGGCCTTTAGGTCATTGAACCCCAGTTCCATGTATAGGTCATACTGCCACTCATCATTGATGACCTTGCCGATGTGGATCGAAACGGCGGGAATGCGCTCGACGGCTTCAAGCAAGGCGGCCGACCAGTCTGCCGGGCCCTTCACCGCGTCGAAAGAGTGGAGCAGCCAGACACCGATAGCCGCCTGTCAACGGCGGAGCAAAAGTCGGCCATTCGGCGGCGTAAAACCAGGCCATCGTGTTACATGCCGGGGGGAGTGGCGTGAGGGCGTAGCCCGAGGGCCACTCCCCCCGGCATTGGTGTAATTTTCAGGGTCTGGTTTTGGCCTTGCGGGCCCGGCTGTGCGCGAGGCGATAGCTTTCGCCGTTCATCTCGAGGATGCTGACGTGATGGGTCAGGCGATCGAGGAGCGCGCCTGTGAGACGCTCAGATCCGAAGGTTTCGGTCCATTCGTCGAAGGGCAGGTTGCTGGTGATGAAGGTGGAGCCGCGTTCGTAACGCTGGGAGATCAGCTCGAACAACAGTTCGGCGCCGGTCTTGGAGAGCGGCACAAAGCCCAGTTCGTCGATGATGAGCAGCTTGTATCCGGCCATCTGCTTCTGGAAGCGCAGAAGACGGCGCTCGTCGCGGGCCTCCATCATTTCGCTGACCAGCGCTGCCGCGGTGGTGAAGCCCACCGACAGTCCTTTCTGGCATGCTGCCAGTCCGAGCCCCAACGCTACGTGCGTCTTTCCGGTGCCTGATGGCCCCAGAGCGATGGCGTTCTCACGCCGCTCGATCCACTCGCAGCGCGCCATCTCGAGCACCTGCATCTTGTTGAGCCTGGGGATGGCGGCGAAGTCGAAGCTGTCGAGGCTTTTGACGGCGGGGAAGCGCGCGGCCTTGATGCGCCGCTCGACCATGCGACGCTCCCTGTCGATCATTTCCATCTCGACGAGGCGGGCGAGGAAGCGGATATGATCGACGCCTTCAGCGGCACATTGCCGCGAGAGATTGTGATGCTCACGCAGGCACGTAGGCAGCTTGAGCGCCTTGAGATGGTGAGCGAGAAGGATCTCCGGGGCCTGATCGCTCATGCGGCCTCCTGCCGGTCGGAGAGCAGGCTCAGATAGGCTCTGGCAAAGGTCTTCTCGACCGTGGTGCGTGGCAGGAAGGGATAGACGTCCAGGTCCAGCCTGGGCGGTACGCGTTCGATCCGGCACAGGACGAGGTGCTTGACGGCATCGAAGCCGATGGCGCCAAGATCGATGGCCTGTTCGACCGCCGCCTGGAGATCGGCGAGGGTGAACGTTTCCAGCAGGCGCAGTACCTGCACATATTCGCGCCTGCCATGTTTGTGCATGCGCCCTTCCATCAACCGCTGCAGTGTCGTGAACGCTTCGGGCAGGTCCCAGCCCTGCAAAGGCGCAGCCTGGTCGAATGCGTTGATCTTCTGCTCGATCAGCGGGAGATAATGGAGCGGGTCGAAGACAACCTCCTCGCGGGCATAGCAACGAGGATGACGGGCGATGACTTCGCTGCGGCAGCCGATCACCACCTCATCGACATAGGCCCTGATCCAGACCTCCTGATGGCCCCAGGCCACCGGAACCGAATAATCGTTGGTCCTGTAGCGCACCAGGGATTGCGAGGAGACCCTCCCGCCTTTCTGATCGCAGGCCTCGAAGGGTGTAGCGGGCAGAGGCTGCATGGCCGCGAGATCGCGCTGCAGCCGCTCACCGATCGTCTCGCTCTGCCCGCGCACCTTGTCCTGCTGGCGCTTGCGGCATTGCTCCTCCAGCCACAGGTTGAACGCCTCCCAGGTCGGGAACTTCGGGATCGGCACCATGAAGTTGCGCCGGCAATAGCCTACCAGCCCCTCCACATTGCCTTTCTCGTTCCCCTTGCCCGGGCGAGCATAGCGGTCGCGGATCACGTAATGTGACAGGAAAGCGCTGAACAGCGTGGCACGCTGCCGCGTGCCGTCGGGCAGGATCTTCGTCACAAGGCAGCGATCGTTGTCATAGACGATCGAGCGCGGTACCGCGCCGAAAAACGCGAAGGCATGCACGTGTCCGTCCACCCAGGGCCTCCGCCACCGCCGCCGGATAGGCCCGCACATAGCAGGCATCACTGTGCGGCAGATCGAGCGCGAAGAAGTAGGCCTTCTGCTCCACCCCGCCGATCTCCACCAGCGCTTCCCCGAAATCGGCCTGCGCATCTCCCGCAGGGTGCGCCAGCGGCACGAACATCTCCCGGCTGCGCTGTTCGCGCTCCCGGATGTAATCCTTGATGATCGTATAGCCGCCGGTGAAACCATGCTCGGTGCGCAAACGGTCGAATACCCGCTTCGCCGTATGGCGTTGCTTGCGCGGGACACTGCGGTCACCCTCAAGCCATCCATCAATGATCGCCACAAACCCGTCCAGCTTCGGGCGCTGCGGTACGGACTGGCGCCGGTAACCCGGCGGCGATGAAAACGACAGCATCTTGCGTACCGTTTCGCGCGACACATTGAAACGCTTCGCCGCCGCCCGTTGGCTCATGCCATCCGCGCAAGCCAGACGGACCTGAAGATAAAGTTCCACGCTGTAGATCCCCACACCTCCCTGACTCGGCAGAAAGGCTTCAAGGTGGACGACTTTTACGCCGCCCGCAGCAGGACTATCCCGCCGCTACCGTGGTCGAATATTGCTCCGCCGTTCTCAGAGCGCGCCGTCCGCCGCGGCGATCTCCATCAGCGACAGTGCGTAGGACACATAGTCCGCGCCCGCGCCGCCGACTGCTTCCGGCGCGGTCATGCCCAGCAGGCCCAGCGCTGCCAGTTCTTCGAACAATTCGGGCGGATAGGCCTTCGCCGCTTCATAGGCGGCGCTGTTCGGGCGAATCTGTTCCTGCGCGAAATCGCGCACTGCGTCGCGGATGGCGGACTGGGTCTCGGTGAGAATCATGAACCTCCTCCAAATGGCACATCGCTAAACGACCTCGCTTTTCGCTCGGAGCAACTGCCAAATGAAACGTAGTCCGCGATGAGGAGGGTGCCGTAACTAAGCGTCGCAACAGGCGCGCTGTCGTTCGCCAACGATCCCATCATCAGCGAAAAGGAAAGTGGCGATCTGACGAATATCGCCGAAGCCTGTCGACCTTGAGGGGATGTCGATCTGCGAAAAGAAGTACTGTCCTGCATCAGCGTTCGAAGCGCGCGCTTGTCAGCGCCTCGATCGTTTCGAGATCCACGCCGGGTGCGATCTCGACGAGGCGAAACGGCCTGTGATGATCGGGTCGCTCGAACACCGCGAGATTGGTGACGATCATGTCGACCACATTGAGCCCGGTGATCGGCAGCGTGCAGTCGGGAATGAATTTGGGCGTGCCGTCCTTCGCGGCATGATCCATCACGACGATGATCTTCTTCACACCCGCGACCAGGTCCATGGCGCCGCCCATGCCCTTCACCATCTTGCCGGGGATCATCCAGTTGGCGATGTCGCCATTTTCTGCTACTTCCATCGCGCCCAGGACCGCGAGATCGATATGGCCACCGCGGATCATCGCGAAGCTGTCGGCGGACGAGAAATAGGATGTCTGGGGAAGCTCGGACACGGTCTGCTTGCCCGCATTGATGAGGTCGGCATCCTCCTCGCCCTCGTAGGGAAAGGGACCGATGCCGAGCATGCCATTCTCCGATTGCAGCGTGACCTCGACGCCCGGCGGCACATGGTTCGCAACCAGGGTGGGGATGCCGATCCCGAGATTGACGTAGAATCCGTCCCGGAGCTCGCGCGCGGCACGCGCCGCCATCTGGTCCCTCGTCCAGCCTTGCGAACTGCCGCTCATCATGCCTCCTCCCGCGCGCGCACCGTGCGCTGCTCAATTTTCTTCGTGTAAGGTGCGCCGCAGATCAGGCGATTCACGTAGATCCCCGGCAAATGAATCTGATCGGGCTCGAGGGTGCCGGTCGGCACGATCTCCTCGACCTCGGCGATGCAGATGCGCCCGCAGGTCGCGGCCGGCGCGTTGAAGTTGCGGGCGGTCTTACGGAAGACCAGATTGCCGCTTTCATCGGCTTTCCAGCCCTTGATGATCGACAGGTCGGCCGTGATGGCGAGCTCCAGCACATAATCATGCTCGCCGAACCGCCGGACCTCCTTCCCCTGGGCCACGAGAGTCCCGACTCCGGTGCGGGTATAGAATCCGGGAATGCCCGCGCCTCCCGCCCGCATACGCTCGGCGAGCGTCCCTTGCGGACAAAATTCGACCTCGAGTTCGCCGGTCAGATATTGTCGCTCGAACTCTTTGTTCTCGCCGACATAGGAGGCGATCATCTTGCGCACCTGACGGGAGCGAAGGAGCTTGCCGATCCCTTCATTATCGATGCCGGCATTGTTCGAGGCGAAGGTCAGATCGCGCACGCCCGAGGTCTCGATTGCGTCGAGCAGCCGCTCGGGGATGCCGCAAAGCCCGAAACCGCCGCTCGCGATCGTCATGCCATCGGTCAATAGACCGGCCAGCGCCGTATCGGCGTCGGCATAGATTTTTCTCACGCAATCTCTCCTGCTGTCTGAAGGATGCGCCGAGCCTGCTTGAGGTGCGGCGCATCGATCATCTGTCCTTCGAGCTGAAGCGCACCGGCGTCAGGCCGGGCGGCGAACGCCGCGACGATGGCGCGGGCCCGAACGAGCTCGTCCTCGTCCGGCGTAAAAGCCTGGTTGATGATCGCGACCTGCGCCGGGTGGATCGCCATTACGCCCGTGAAGCCGTCGCGCCGCGCGCGGCGCGCATAGTCGGCAAGGCCGTCGAGGTCGCGAAAGGCCGGGAACACCGTCTCGATAGCGGGCACATCGGCGGCGTGCGCGGCGAAGAGCGTCAACGACCGTGCGAGCTCGTACGGCGGGGTATAGCGGCCATCCTCCTCGCGAGAGGTCGCCGCGCCGATCGCGGCGGGCAGGTCTTCAGCGCCCCAGGTCAGACCGAGAAGATGGCGCGAAACCTCGGCATAGCTGCCGAGCCCGAAGATCGCACGCGGCGTCTCGGTCGCGATCGGCAAAATAGGTGCTGCGCCGATGCGCTGCGCGAGCGACATCACGCTTAATGCGCCTTCCGACTTGGGCAGCAGGAAACCATCGGGTGCGCAATCCAAAACCGCCGTCAGATCGTCTTCGAGCAATCCGCTATCCTGAGGATTCACGCGAACGAAAAGTTTCACCTGACGGTCGCCCTGTTCGCGCAGGAAGCGCGCCGTCGCCTCGCGCGCGGCGAGCTTGGCCGAGGGTGCCACCGCATCCTCCAGGTCGAGAATGAGCGCATCTGCACCGGTTCGTAGCGCCTTCTCCATCCGGTCGGGACGATCTCCGGGCACGAACAGCAGCGAACGCAGCCTCATGCCTCCCCCTTCCGATGCAGCAGCGCGGATCGCAGGCATCTGCACACGATCTCGTCGCGCTGGTTGAGCAGCCTGTGCTCGAACGTGACGATGCCGGCTGAGGGACGCGAGCGGCTATCCGTCAGCTGCGCGACGTCGGTTTCCGCGCGCAGCGTGTCGCCGATGAACACCGGGGCCGGCATGGCCAGCTTGTCGTAGCCCAGATTGGCGACAAGCGTGCCGAGCGTCGTGTCACCGACGGACAGGCCGATCATCAGCGCAAAGGTGAAGGTGCCGTTGACGAGGATCCGGCCAAATTCACTGGCCTCAGCTGCCTCCCGATCAAGATGGAGCGGCTGCGGATTATGGGTCATGCACGAGAACAGCAGATTGTCGGTCTCGGTCACCGTCCGGCGGATGTCATGCGTGACGCTGTCGCCAACCTGCCATTCGTCATAATAGCGACCAGTCATCAGGCCTCTCCCTCGACGCGGACCAGCAGCGTGCCTTCCGAAACCTGCGCGCCCTCGCTGGCCTTGAACTCGGCAACGATCCCGTCGAAGGGCGCGAGTAACGCCTGCTCCATCTTCATCGCCTCGATGACGACCAAGCGCTGCCCCTTTGTGACGGCATCACCCTGCCTCACCGCGACCGCGATCACGCGGCCCGGCATGGGCGATAGGATCGCTCCGTCGCCTCCTGCCGCGCCGGTCGTCCCTGGCTCGGCACGCCACGGCTCGAAAGCCCAGGCTTCGCCGTCGACGAATATCAGGCCGTCCTCCACCCGAGCAGTCGAAGGGTTCTTGGACAGACTGACCAGATAAGGCTTGCCGGCAACGGCGACCTCGATCTCCTGCGAAGCGTGCCGGTTGGCGCGGAAACCCTGCAGTGCCGTCCACGGATCGTCGCCATCGCTCGTGAGCAAGGCGCGCGCCGCCGCATCCAGCACGGATGCTCCCGGTTCGGCAGACGGGATCAGCGTTTCAGCGTGACGTTCGATGAAGCCGGTATCGATATGCGCGGCGAGAAAATCGGGATGGCTTGCCGCGCGCGCCAGAAAGGCTGCGTTGGTGCGGACAGGCCAGACCTCGACCTGGCGGACCCCTTGCGCAAGTTGCTGTGCGGCCTGTTCGCGTGAAGGCGCATGAGCGATGATCTTGGCGATCATGGGATCATAATAGGGCGTGACCTCGCCGCCCTGCTTGACACCGCTGTCGATGCGCAGATCGGAGGGAAAGCGCAGATGATCGAGCGGGCCGGTAGACGGCAAAAAGCCGGTGGTCGGATTCTCGGCATAGAGGCGGGCCTCCATCGCCCAGCCGTCGATCGTGAGATCCTCTTGCCGCTTCGGCAGCGGCTCGCCCGATGCAACGCGCAGCTGCCATTCCACCAGATCCTGACCCGTGATGCTCTCTGTCACGGGATGCTCGACCTGAAGCCTGGTATTCATTTCCATGAACCAGATCCGGTCGGCGCGCAGGCCCTCGGAGCCATCGGCGATGAACTCTATCGTGCCCGCGCCGACATAGTCGACCGCCTTGACTGCCCGCACCGCCGCCTCGCAGATCGCGTCGCGCGTCGCGGCGTCCATTCCAGGTGCAGGCGCCTCTTCGATCACCTTCTGGTGGCGGCGCTGAAGCGAGCAGTCGCGCTCGAACAGATGGACGACATGGCCATGGGTGTCGCCGAATACCTGCACCTCGATATGGCGGGGCGAGAGGATATATTTCTCGATGAGAACGCGGTCGTCGCCAAACGATGCCGCCGCCTCACGCTTGCAACTGGCGAGCGCCTCGGCGAAATCCGGCGCCGCCTCGACCCGCCGCATCCCCTTGCCACCGCCACCCGCGACCGCCTTGATAAGGACGGGATAGCCGATCGCATCGGCTTCGCGCTGCAGATGATCGGGCGACTGATCGGCGCCGAGATAGCCGGGCGTCACCGGCACGCCTGCGGCGATCATGCGCTCCTTGGCGGCATCCTTGAGACCCATGGCGCGGATGGCCGCCGGCGGCGCGCCCACCCAGACCAGCCCGGCCGCGATCACTGCCTCGGCGAACTCGGCATTTTCGCTCAAGAAACCATAACCCGGATGGATGGCCTGCGCGCCCGTGGCACGCGCGGCCTCGAGGAGAAGATCCTGGCGCAAATAGCTGTCCCTCGCCGGCGCCGGTCCGATGCACACCGCCTCATCGGCCTCACGCACGAAGGGCATTGCCGCATCGACGTCGGCATGCACCGCGATGGTGCGAATGCCGAGCCTGCGGGCCGTGCGGATGATGCGCCGGGCGATTTCGCCGCGATTGGCAATGAGGAGGCTCTCTATCATGGACGTCCGGCCTTTCATGCGGCCGCCTCCTGGCCGCCATCTTGTGTGTCGAGGGCGAAGAGCCCGAGCTTTGCGAAAAGGGCCGCGTCGCTGTTCGCGCCGGCATTGCCGGCTGTCAGCAATCGGTCGCCCGTGAAGATGGAATTGGCGCCCGCCATGAAGCACAGCGCCTGCATCGTCTCGGACATGCTTTCCCGGCCCGCCGACAGGCGCACCACCGACCTCGGCATCAGGATCCGGGCAACCGCGACGGTACGGACGAACTCGATATCGTCGATCCGGGCCGACGGCACATCGCGTAGCATGTCGCCCAGCGGCGTTCCCGGCACCGGTACGAGGGCGTTGAGGGGAACGCTTTCCGGCGGTTCGGGCAGGTTGGCGAGCGCGTGGAGGAAGCTCACCCGATCCTCGCGGCTTTCACCCATGCCGAGGATGCCGCCACAACAGACTGCCATGCCGGCGGCCCGCACCCGCGAAAGCGTGTCGAGCCGATCCTCGAAGCGGCGCGTCGAGACGATCGCCCCATAATGTTCGGGCGAGGTGTCGATATTGTGGTTATAATAATCGAGCCCCGCGCCTGCGAGGCGCTCTGCCTGATCGTCTTCCAGCATGCCGAGCGTCATGCAGGTCTCAAGACCCAGTGCCTTCACCCGCGCAATCATGTCGAGCAGCGCCGGCATGTCGCGCGCCTTTGGGCTGCGCCAGGCCGCCCCCATGCAGAAGCGCGATGATCCCGCGGCTTTCGCGACGGCGGCGGCGGTGACGACGTTGTCGACATCGACGAGCTTGCCAGCCTTGAGCCCGGTCTTGTGGTGGGCCGATTGCGAGCAATAGCCACAGTCCTCGGCGCAGCCGCCTGTCTTGATGGAGAGAAGCGTCGAAAGCTGGATGGCATTAGCGTCATGGTGCCAACGGTGGATCGCCTGGGCCTCGCCCAGGAGATCGAGCAATGGTCGCTTGAAAAGGGCCGCGATCGCTGGCCGGGTGATGGGTGTCCGCATCGCCATCACATCCGGAAGATGCCGAACTGCGCCCGATCCGGGATCGGCGCGTTCAGCGTGGCGGCGAAAGCGAGGCCGAGCACGTCGCGGGTCTGGACCAGATCGATCACGCCATCGTCCCATAGCCGCGCCGTCGCATGATAGGGATTGCCCTCCTCCTCATATTTCTGGCGGATCGGCGCCTTGAACGCCTCGGCTTCCTCATGCGTCCACCTGTCAGCATCCCTGTGGACGGTGGCGAGCACCGAGGCCGCCTGCTCGCCGCCCATCACCGAGATCCGCGCATTGGGCCAGGTGAACAGGAAGCGAGGCTGGTATGCGCGCCCGCACATGCCGTAATTGCCTGCGCCGAAGCTCCCGCCAATGAGCACGGTGATCTTGGGGACGCTCGCGGTCGCGACCGCCGTCACCAGCTTGGCGCCGTTCTTGGCGATTC is drawn from Novosphingobium decolorationis and contains these coding sequences:
- a CDS encoding acetyl/propionyl/methylcrotonyl-CoA carboxylase subunit alpha codes for the protein MIESLLIANRGEIARRIIRTARRLGIRTIAVHADVDAAMPFVREADEAVCIGPAPARDSYLRQDLLLEAARATGAQAIHPGYGFLSENAEFAEAVIAAGLVWVGAPPAAIRAMGLKDAAKERMIAAGVPVTPGYLGADQSPDHLQREADAIGYPVLIKAVAGGGGKGMRRVEAAPDFAEALASCKREAAASFGDDRVLIEKYILSPRHIEVQVFGDTHGHVVHLFERDCSLQRRHQKVIEEAPAPGMDAATRDAICEAAVRAVKAVDYVGAGTIEFIADGSEGLRADRIWFMEMNTRLQVEHPVTESITGQDLVEWQLRVASGEPLPKRQEDLTIDGWAMEARLYAENPTTGFLPSTGPLDHLRFPSDLRIDSGVKQGGEVTPYYDPMIAKIIAHAPSREQAAQQLAQGVRQVEVWPVRTNAAFLARAASHPDFLAAHIDTGFIERHAETLIPSAEPGASVLDAAARALLTSDGDDPWTALQGFRANRHASQEIEVAVAGKPYLVSLSKNPSTARVEDGLIFVDGEAWAFEPWRAEPGTTGAAGGDGAILSPMPGRVIAVAVRQGDAVTKGQRLVVIEAMKMEQALLAPFDGIVAEFKASEGAQVSEGTLLVRVEGEA
- the bioB gene encoding biotin synthase BioB — protein: MRTPITRPAIAALFKRPLLDLLGEAQAIHRWHHDANAIQLSTLLSIKTGGCAEDCGYCSQSAHHKTGLKAGKLVDVDNVVTAAAVAKAAGSSRFCMGAAWRSPKARDMPALLDMIARVKALGLETCMTLGMLEDDQAERLAGAGLDYYNHNIDTSPEHYGAIVSTRRFEDRLDTLSRVRAAGMAVCCGGILGMGESREDRVSFLHALANLPEPPESVPLNALVPVPGTPLGDMLRDVPSARIDDIEFVRTVAVARILMPRSVVRLSAGRESMSETMQALCFMAGANSIFTGDRLLTAGNAGANSDAALFAKLGLFALDTQDGGQEAAA